From a region of the Pongo abelii isolate AG06213 chromosome 9, NHGRI_mPonAbe1-v2.0_pri, whole genome shotgun sequence genome:
- the PKP3 gene encoding plakophilin-3 isoform X1 has translation MQDSNFLLSALQPEAGVCSLALPSDLQLDRRGAQGPEAERLRAARVQEQVRARLLQLGQQPPHNGAAEPEPEAETARGTSRGQYHTLQAGFSSRSQGLSGDKTSGFRPIAKPAYSPASWSSRSAVDLSCSRRLSSAHNGGSAFGATGYGGAQPTRPMPTRPVSFHERGGVGSQADYDTLSLRSLRLGAGGLDDRYSVASEQLEPAATSAYRAFAYERQASSSSSRAGGLDWPEATEVSPSRTIRAPAMRTLQRFQSSHRSRGVGGAVPGAVLEPVARAPSVRSLSLSLADSGHLPDVRGFNSYGSHRTLQRLSSGFDDIDLPSAVKYLMASDPNLQVLGAAYIQHKCYSDAAAKKQARSLQAVPRLVKLFNHANQEVQRHATGAMRNLIYDNADNKLALVEENGIFELLRTLREQDDELRKNVTGILWNLSSSDNLKDRLARDTLEQLTDLVLSPLSGAGGPPLIQQNASEAEIFYNATGFLRNLSSASQPTRQKMRECHGLVDALVTYINHALDVGKCEDKSVENAVCVLRNLSYRLYDEMPPSALQRLEGRGRRDLAGAPPGEVVGCFTPQSRRLRELPLAADALTFAEVSKDPKGLEWLWSPQIVGLYNRLLQRCELNRHTTEAAAGALQNITAGDRRWAGVLSRLALEQERILNPLLDRVRTADHHQLRSLTGLIRNLSRNARNKDEMSTKVVSHLIEKLPGSVGEKSPPAEVLVNIIAVLNNLVVASPIAARDLLYFDGLRKLVFIKKKRDSPDSEKSSRAASSLLANLWQYNKLHRDFRAKGYRKEDFLGP, from the exons GCACATCCAGGGGGCAGTACCACACCCTGCAGGCTGGCTTCAGCTCTCGCTCTCAGGGCCTGAGCGGGGACAAGACCTCG GGCTTCCGGCCCATCGCCAAGCCGGCCTACAGCCCAGCCTCCTGGTCCTCCCGCTCCGCCGTAGATCTGAGCTGCAGTCGGAGGCTGAGTTCCGCCCACAACGGGGGCAGCGCCTTTGGGGCCACTGGGTACGGGGGTGCCCAGCCCACCCGTCCCATGCCcaccaggcctgtgtccttccatGAGCGCGGTGGGGTTGGGAGCCAGGCCGACTATGACACACTGTCCCTGCGCTCGCTGCGGCTGGGGGCCGGGGGCCTGGACGACCGCTACAGCGTGGCGTCTGAGCAGCTGGAGCCCGCGGCCACCTCCGCCTACAGGGCCTTTGCGTACGAGCGCCAggccagctccagctccagccggGCAGGGGGGCTGGACTGGCCTGAGGCCACTGAGGTTTCCCCGAGCCGGACCATCCGTGCCCCTGCCATGCGGACCCTGCAGCGATTCCAGAGCAGCCACCGGAGCCGCGGGGTAGGTGGGGCGGTGCCGGGGGCCGTCCTGGAGCCTGTGGCTCGAGCACCATCTGTgcgcagcctcagcctcagcctggccGACTCGGGCCACCTGCCGGACGTGCGTGGGTTCAACAGCTATGGTAGCCACCGAACCCTGCAGAGACTCAGCAGCGG TTTTGATGACATTGACCTGCCCTCAGCAGTCAAGTACCTCATGGCTTCAGACCCCAACCTGCAGGTGCTGGGAGCGGCCTACATCCAGCATAAGTGCTACAGCGATGCAGCCGCCAAGAAGCAG GCCCGCAGCCTTCAGGCGGTGCCTAGGCTGGTGAAGCTCTTCAACCACGCCAACCAGGAAGTGCAGCGCCACGCCACAGGTGCCATGCGCAACCTCATCTACGACAACGCTGACAACAAGCTGGCCCTGGTGGAGGAGAACGGGATCTTCGAGCTGCTGCGGACACTGCGGGAGCAGGATGATGAGCTTCGCAAAAACGTCACAG GGATCCTGTGGAACCTTTCATCCAGCGACAACCTGAAGGACCGCCTGGCCAGAGACACGCTGGAGCAGCTCACAGACCTGGTGTTGAGCCCCCTGTCGGGGGCTGGGGGTCCCCCCCTCATCCAGCAGAACGCCTCGGAGGCGGAGATCTTCTACAACGCCACCGGCTTCCTCAG GAACCTCAGCTCAGCCTCTCAGCCCACTCGCCAGAAGATGCGGGAGTGCCACGGGCTGGTGGACGCCCTGGTCACCTACATCAACCACGCCCTGGACGTGGGCAAATGCGAGGACAAG AGCGTGGAGAACGCGGTGTGCGTGCTGCGGAACCTGTCCTACCGCCTGTACGACGAGATGCCGCCGTCCGCGCTGCAGCGGCTGGAGGGTCGCGGCCGCAGGGACCTGGCGGGGGCGCCGCCGGGAGAGGTGGTCGGATGCTTCACGCCGCAGAGCCGGCGGCTGCGCGAG CTGCCCCTCGCCGCCGATGCGCTCACCTTCGCGGAGGTGTCCAAGGACCCCAAGGGCCTCGAGTGGCTGTGGAGCCCCCAGATCGTGGGGCTGTACAACCGGCTGCTGCAGCGCTGCGAGCTCAACCGGCACACGACAGAAGCGGCCGCCGGGGCGCTGCAGAACATCACCGCAGGCGACCGCAGG TGGGCGGGGGTGCTGAGCCGCCTGGCCCTGGAGCAGGAGCGTATCCTGAACCCCCTGCTAGACCGGGTCAGGACCGCCGACCACCACCAGCTGCGCTCACTGACCGGCCTCATCCGAAACCTGTCTCGGAACGCTAGGAACAAGGACGAGATGT CCACGAAGGTGGTGAGCCACCTGATCGAGAAGCTGCCGGGCAGCGTGGGTGAGAAGTCGCCCCCCGCTGAGGTGCTGGTCAACATCATAGCTGTGCTCAACAACCTGGTGGTGGCCAGCCCCATCGCCGCCCGAGACCTGCTGTACTTTGACGGGCTCCGAAAGCTCGTTTTCATCAAGAAGAAGCGGGACAG CCCCGACAGTGAGAAGTCCTCCCGGGCAGCGTCCAGCCTCCTGGCCAACCTGTGGCAGTACAACAAGCTCCACCGTGACTTCCGGGCG AAGGGCTATCGGAAGGAGGACTTCCTGGGCCCATAG
- the PKP3 gene encoding plakophilin-3 isoform X2, with protein MAGIGELMSESLAHSSWRPGGTSRGQYHTLQAGFSSRSQGLSGDKTSGFRPIAKPAYSPASWSSRSAVDLSCSRRLSSAHNGGSAFGATGYGGAQPTRPMPTRPVSFHERGGVGSQADYDTLSLRSLRLGAGGLDDRYSVASEQLEPAATSAYRAFAYERQASSSSSRAGGLDWPEATEVSPSRTIRAPAMRTLQRFQSSHRSRGVGGAVPGAVLEPVARAPSVRSLSLSLADSGHLPDVRGFNSYGSHRTLQRLSSGFDDIDLPSAVKYLMASDPNLQVLGAAYIQHKCYSDAAAKKQARSLQAVPRLVKLFNHANQEVQRHATGAMRNLIYDNADNKLALVEENGIFELLRTLREQDDELRKNVTGILWNLSSSDNLKDRLARDTLEQLTDLVLSPLSGAGGPPLIQQNASEAEIFYNATGFLRNLSSASQPTRQKMRECHGLVDALVTYINHALDVGKCEDKSVENAVCVLRNLSYRLYDEMPPSALQRLEGRGRRDLAGAPPGEVVGCFTPQSRRLRELPLAADALTFAEVSKDPKGLEWLWSPQIVGLYNRLLQRCELNRHTTEAAAGALQNITAGDRRWAGVLSRLALEQERILNPLLDRVRTADHHQLRSLTGLIRNLSRNARNKDEMSTKVVSHLIEKLPGSVGEKSPPAEVLVNIIAVLNNLVVASPIAARDLLYFDGLRKLVFIKKKRDSPDSEKSSRAASSLLANLWQYNKLHRDFRAKGYRKEDFLGP; from the exons ATGGCAGGGATTGGAGAACTGATGTCAGAGTCCCTGGCACATTCCTCCTGGCGACCAggag GCACATCCAGGGGGCAGTACCACACCCTGCAGGCTGGCTTCAGCTCTCGCTCTCAGGGCCTGAGCGGGGACAAGACCTCG GGCTTCCGGCCCATCGCCAAGCCGGCCTACAGCCCAGCCTCCTGGTCCTCCCGCTCCGCCGTAGATCTGAGCTGCAGTCGGAGGCTGAGTTCCGCCCACAACGGGGGCAGCGCCTTTGGGGCCACTGGGTACGGGGGTGCCCAGCCCACCCGTCCCATGCCcaccaggcctgtgtccttccatGAGCGCGGTGGGGTTGGGAGCCAGGCCGACTATGACACACTGTCCCTGCGCTCGCTGCGGCTGGGGGCCGGGGGCCTGGACGACCGCTACAGCGTGGCGTCTGAGCAGCTGGAGCCCGCGGCCACCTCCGCCTACAGGGCCTTTGCGTACGAGCGCCAggccagctccagctccagccggGCAGGGGGGCTGGACTGGCCTGAGGCCACTGAGGTTTCCCCGAGCCGGACCATCCGTGCCCCTGCCATGCGGACCCTGCAGCGATTCCAGAGCAGCCACCGGAGCCGCGGGGTAGGTGGGGCGGTGCCGGGGGCCGTCCTGGAGCCTGTGGCTCGAGCACCATCTGTgcgcagcctcagcctcagcctggccGACTCGGGCCACCTGCCGGACGTGCGTGGGTTCAACAGCTATGGTAGCCACCGAACCCTGCAGAGACTCAGCAGCGG TTTTGATGACATTGACCTGCCCTCAGCAGTCAAGTACCTCATGGCTTCAGACCCCAACCTGCAGGTGCTGGGAGCGGCCTACATCCAGCATAAGTGCTACAGCGATGCAGCCGCCAAGAAGCAG GCCCGCAGCCTTCAGGCGGTGCCTAGGCTGGTGAAGCTCTTCAACCACGCCAACCAGGAAGTGCAGCGCCACGCCACAGGTGCCATGCGCAACCTCATCTACGACAACGCTGACAACAAGCTGGCCCTGGTGGAGGAGAACGGGATCTTCGAGCTGCTGCGGACACTGCGGGAGCAGGATGATGAGCTTCGCAAAAACGTCACAG GGATCCTGTGGAACCTTTCATCCAGCGACAACCTGAAGGACCGCCTGGCCAGAGACACGCTGGAGCAGCTCACAGACCTGGTGTTGAGCCCCCTGTCGGGGGCTGGGGGTCCCCCCCTCATCCAGCAGAACGCCTCGGAGGCGGAGATCTTCTACAACGCCACCGGCTTCCTCAG GAACCTCAGCTCAGCCTCTCAGCCCACTCGCCAGAAGATGCGGGAGTGCCACGGGCTGGTGGACGCCCTGGTCACCTACATCAACCACGCCCTGGACGTGGGCAAATGCGAGGACAAG AGCGTGGAGAACGCGGTGTGCGTGCTGCGGAACCTGTCCTACCGCCTGTACGACGAGATGCCGCCGTCCGCGCTGCAGCGGCTGGAGGGTCGCGGCCGCAGGGACCTGGCGGGGGCGCCGCCGGGAGAGGTGGTCGGATGCTTCACGCCGCAGAGCCGGCGGCTGCGCGAG CTGCCCCTCGCCGCCGATGCGCTCACCTTCGCGGAGGTGTCCAAGGACCCCAAGGGCCTCGAGTGGCTGTGGAGCCCCCAGATCGTGGGGCTGTACAACCGGCTGCTGCAGCGCTGCGAGCTCAACCGGCACACGACAGAAGCGGCCGCCGGGGCGCTGCAGAACATCACCGCAGGCGACCGCAGG TGGGCGGGGGTGCTGAGCCGCCTGGCCCTGGAGCAGGAGCGTATCCTGAACCCCCTGCTAGACCGGGTCAGGACCGCCGACCACCACCAGCTGCGCTCACTGACCGGCCTCATCCGAAACCTGTCTCGGAACGCTAGGAACAAGGACGAGATGT CCACGAAGGTGGTGAGCCACCTGATCGAGAAGCTGCCGGGCAGCGTGGGTGAGAAGTCGCCCCCCGCTGAGGTGCTGGTCAACATCATAGCTGTGCTCAACAACCTGGTGGTGGCCAGCCCCATCGCCGCCCGAGACCTGCTGTACTTTGACGGGCTCCGAAAGCTCGTTTTCATCAAGAAGAAGCGGGACAG CCCCGACAGTGAGAAGTCCTCCCGGGCAGCGTCCAGCCTCCTGGCCAACCTGTGGCAGTACAACAAGCTCCACCGTGACTTCCGGGCG AAGGGCTATCGGAAGGAGGACTTCCTGGGCCCATAG